Within the Vanacampus margaritifer isolate UIUO_Vmar chromosome 8, RoL_Vmar_1.0, whole genome shotgun sequence genome, the region TCCATCTCCGAGTCATTATCACTGCTGGCGTAGGCGGAACCCGTCACACCTCCGTGCCTGCTGGGAGAATCCGAGCTCTGCACACTGCTGCTGCGCCCTGACCGTCTAAGGAAGGCCACTGCCCTCTTCATCAAGTCACTTCCTCTGCGCTCAGACCGAGTGTGTTGACTCGGGGTCGCAGGGGCCAGCTTGGCGGGGCTGCTCTCGGCCCCCGAGTCAGAAGACAGGAAGCGAGCATGGACTGTGATGTCGACGGGTACAGAGGCTGAGGTGATGGTATGAGGGAAGGAGCCCTGGGTAGCTCCGGAAGAAGGCGTGTCCAGATAGAAGTCAGGCGGCGCCGAGTAGCGACTGCAACGTGTCCTTTGTGTGACGTCATCCTCGGCGCTGACCACGGAGAAACGACCGATGGTGGTGGAGGGAGTCATGGCCTCAGTGGCAGCATTGTAACCGGCGGGATGTGCTGGCGAGGCAACGCTGCTCCAGCTCCTCTGCTTCACGTCACGCTTGTTGGCCACTTCAGGAGGAACTGACATTATCTGACAAAAGAAATAGACATGAATGTATTGTATGTTGAAtgcaatgaattttttttcccccttcaaacACACCTTAAACCGGCCTCTTGTCCCAGAGCAGGAGACCGAGTGAGAAACGTGCCTTTTGGAATGGGATGCTGCAGATAATTGAAAGTTAACACGAAAGTTGAGGAATGCATGGACAGTCAGGCACAAtgtttgaaaattttaaaatgtcctCATTGaagacagtacagtacataccaCATACAGCTGAGTCACTCAGAGTGCTCAAACTATCCATTCTCTCGGGAATTTGAGGCTAAAAGAGATGATggacaaaacaaattaaaagtcaTGAGTGTTTGTTGATCAAAATGCACTGTAGCGAAAAAAATAGATCAGATCTTAAAGGTATGGTCCGAAGTTgtaaacttaaaacatttataaaattaaaaaaatatttttttttaattgatttgtctgttgttttttttttttaaaaaaggagagcaatgatgatgtcaaatcgaatgaacaatattgagctctcctgtaaaaaaaattaaaaaaaataaataataataataattgtgagtaaattagcttttttgcaacataaccctggttgatctctttcgctctgctgccacctgctggccgtttgtgtaataactaccatttcttcaaccattctttgcagttgagaggctcaatcaaagccttctgtatgcaaaCGTACCAATTGTTCCCCTGCTCTGTATCGACTCTCCTCCATTGGACCCGGTGTACTGTTTCCTGACCCGCCAGTGGCACTGTCAGGCCCAGGAGGAGATTGGATGTACTCCGTACCGGAACCTGGCGTCTCCGCTGTGCTTCCCGACGGATACATGGGCGCGTACTCCTGGTACAGCAAATTCCGAAGTTTCTCATCCAGTGTTTTTATGGTGCTGTCCACAAATCCCCCGCGACCCAGTCGTCCTTCACCGTCTGACTCGCCCGGTCCTCCGCCGTGCTGCGAGGGTGCCGGGCTCTGGGGCAGTGAGCAcactttggcccctcccacactGGAGAAAGGCTGGTGAAGCACCACGGGCTGCTGCGGGCGCTCACTAcgtgtggcggcggcggcgtacgAGAGAGATAGTGACTCTTTGGCTGAACCGGGCTCCTGGGGCGGAAGAGGTGTGATGGGGGAGCCACCCGGTGAGCCGCCCACATCCAGAGACAGGGGCATGACCAGGGGACAGCAGGGTATTTCCTCCGCCGCAGAAATGGGACAGGCCATGTGTAAAGTGGAATGGATGGGGGAGGTGGCGGCCACGGGGGATCCTTGTGGCTCGTCTATATGAAAATAGGTTTGTGGAGATGATGGTGGCAAAGTTTCAGCTCTGGCTGGTTGAGCTTGATGCACGCTGCCGAGTAGCTCCATCGATGGTACCGACTGAAGAGCCGGCGGGGCAGACACCGGAGGGGAAAGACTGGCCAAGAGGAGAGGGTCTGTGTTGGACATAACCGGGGGACTGCAGAATCCATACAGGTCATGGATGAAGCCTCCACTCCCTCCTGACATCGTCGAGGATGAGCCCTCCTCAGCtaccgaaaaaaaaaacgcacacatgGATCATAACAATATCACATTTCTTTTCAATAGAGTCCCAGAAAATTTGGATTTTGAAAGATTTTGCACAGCAGATGAAAAAGAATCACCTCGCGATGTGGAAGGCCTGCCAGGCAGCTGCGTGTTGGCTGAACTGCTAGGAGACTGAGAAGTTGTACCATCAGATGTGGGCTCCTGGCTGGAAAAGGGGGTCTCCTCCACAGGACAGATTATGAACCATCGCTTTCCTGTATGGAGGACTGCAATACCCATGCGTtaagaaaatgaacaaaataattatCAAGATGCTGTGAGGGATAAAGTGCTTCACCATTCTGCTGGTAGACAGGCTGGGATAATCCAGATTGTTGACTCTGTAGTAAGAAAAGACACGTGCGATAAATACTAATGTCATCTTTACAGAATCTTGAGTAACTATATGGACTCAAATATTTTGAGAAGAAAATATGGACTTGGTCCTGAGCTACAACAGCTTCCACTGAAAGACTTTATACAAGCTTTTGGAGTGTGTCTTTGGGAAATTAAAAACTTTCCAACAACGTTGGAAGCACATAATCCAAAATGTATTGACAAATTCAGGGAGAATCTCATACTTGTATCCATCCGTATTAGGGACGTAACAATAAtggcaatatcacgatattgcaaTACTAAAATtgtcatgatattaaaagcagcatatctgttaaaaaggcgaggttgtattccatttgtgcagttccagcaccctctggtggtcagTTTATTAGCGGCATTTAATCTTTATtatgcatgttttggccactgcggcggttatcactcactcacacctcagtcataccagcaaatatatttgaacatctcggtaaaaaaaaccaaaaaattgtatttttcaccCGCTTCATctgaacacagcattgtgaactagatagaccatgatactttgcgccgctgagccaataggagcacatgacaatgaAATTATTGGACAAGCCTATTTCTTGTCACTTAagttattgtgctttttttccaatcattgttatttttgtacaatatatgtttttatactgtatcatgagcttttttttttttatttaatatcgCCAACCTACTcccaatattgtgataattatcgtattgtgacatttggatCCATATAGTGTATTTTtcacaatattaataatttatttgacaCTTCTGTTACCTCTCCCACTTGTCCTTCAGAGGTCTGGCCTTGTTGCGGGCTACAACTCAAAGTAGATGCCCGCTCCCCCTCCGTGTCGTCATTCAGCATGTCCTCAGCTTTATCCACAATGTCCTTTAACTGGTCAATGAAGATCTCTTTTTCTAAAGGCAGTATAAATCCATTCTCCACCTAAATTCAAACAATGCCCACATGTTGTGAACAACGCCAATAAAGTAGATGAGGAAGAACTTGATCATGTTAATTGTTGAACAAACCATGTAAGTAGCAATTTCCTCCGGAGCATCACCATCCAGATCAAATTTAAACGTCACcattttgtgattgtgagtctCCAGCTGACATTCCACCATTTTGTCGCCCGTGTTGCAAACCTGTAGGGGCAGGGGCCACACTTCACAAACAAGAATACGGCTTTAGGGACCTTGGAAAAATATGAATCCTGTTCTCACATTAAGCATGCTCAGTTTAGGTTTGCTCATTTTTTCTTGACGAGAGCGTGTTCGAGTCGACTTGCGAtgatgttttctttgttttccttCCCCCTTCCCTCCGCTGGCCAGGCTGTCATACCCGTCACTTGTTTCTTTACCAGATGCAACATCAGAGAAGggactgagagaaaaaaaaaatacagatgttGAGGAATTTTTTAGTTAATgtacagaattaaaaaaatgcttaaaaaatgcacacaccTGTCGTAGGCATAGCTGGGCAATGATACTAGTTTTTCCTGAAACACTTCCTGAAGAGAGTAAATGTAGGGAGATATGTGCATTTGGAAATGTCAATAACCTGAGGGAATTAGTTATTCTCAGTAATACACCGTGTTGTGTTCACCATACCTCTGTGCAGGGATCTTGCTGTAAAGTGCCAGAAGTTGATGAGGCTTCTTGTTTCTGACAAACTGTTGTCTGTCTTATACATTCAGATGTCTGGATTCCAGCGGACTGCAGAACTGGAGCTGGGACAGAAGTCGGAACAGGAGCAGGCTGAACTGGTAGCGGGACGGAGCTCGGTCCTGAGACCAACCCTGGTACGGAGATGTGGTTTTGTCCTGCTGCCGAGGAATCATCTAAGGCTGTAGATGAGACTTTTGGTGATCCTGATAAAGAAATGACGGCGGCTTCAGATGGGGCTAGAGCTGGAGCTTGAAATGAGACTGGAGCCGCGGAGTGAGCCGGCATTTGGGATGCTGCTTGGCCTTTTGGCTGGATTAAAGCTTGTGCTGGGGTTTGGGTTTCGACATCCGCTGCAGATGAGAGTGGTGCTGAGGTGTGAAATGTCGAGGCTACATTTAAGTCCGTGCTGGCTGCAGCATTATCTAGATCGGTTCCACTTCCCCAGAGAGGAATCTGAATAGTAGGAAAACCAGGTTGAACTGGGGCCAAAAGTTGAAAATCTTCTAAATTTCCCTGTGGAGTGTTTGTCTgcatctagaaaaaaaaaagcacatttgagGAATTTATTTATAGATAAAGCAAACGGCTTATAAATGCCCAAATGCATGATCTGTGCATGCATTGCACCACAAGGGCTAAGCACCATTTGTCCACCTCATTTCCAATCACCCCAGAACTACAAGTCAAATAGTCACCTGTTCAGCCAAGTCTTGCTCAGGGTGGGGGACGGGGTATGGGGTGGGTTGGACCTGGGAGAAAGGTAAGGAAGGGGTGTAATGGAAGCTACCAATGTTTGGATAGGATGTAGCTAGGCCGCTCTGCTGCTGGGGCACTGCAAAGGACATGTTCATGGCAAAGAGTGTGCCAGGGAGTGCTACACTGGCCACCTGCTGAGGTGCCGGCTGGAGGGTGCTATAAGCAGCAGAATGAGGATTCAAGGGAATGACGGTGGGGTGGGGTGAGTAGTAAGGGCTAGCTAAGGGAGCCGGGGAGATAGAAGGGGGCTTGAGGCCCCCTGCTTGAACACAATATGGTGAGGGAAACTGggaaagaaaaagggaaaatgaTATACAATGAACACTGTCACCCGTTCAATAGAAACAATATTTACACAGGTGTCACGCGTCAAACATATTTACCCGAAACAACCTTACGCAACCGTCTACGCCAACTTCATATTACACACCTGCGTGCTGATGTGGAGGGGTAGTAGAGGAGGCGGAGCACTGGTGGCAGATTGTGGAAAACTGGTAGATAAGTCAGGAGGACTCAAGTGAGCTGTAGGCTGGTCAGGAAGACAATCAAATATTGTGTTGAAGTAGGAATAATAATTAACATCACAATTCAAATGGCATCACGATATTTgggtattttactttttaaaattattgtatGAAATGCTAAATGGTACGAGGTCTAATTTCCCCCATGAATTGTTAACCTTTCATTACAAATGACGCATTTCATGCTACATGTTTACAAGTCATTCAGTTCAATTTTCAATATTGATGTTcaacttcttaaaataatcacctaagtcattttttcagatttttcagggaACAGGAAAAATTGAACCACCAACCAGGCAAAAAAATGACTCtaagcaattattttaagagggtgatgatATGCCAAAACTCCGCACATACCAAAAATTTCCAATTTTTCACCCCGCAAAAAATATtggatattatattattaggaCATATTCTACATTATTCACGCCTTCCTCAACATTACttgaccgattcaaaccattccaaccaACATGTTCAACACATTGAAAGTAATTTATATTGTTACATGTCAtccaatatcattccacatcattcaaaATCATTCTAAATAACGTCATACTTTTTCAGTCAGCCTTTCAGCACTCACCCACAATTCCTTCAGAAATTAGAAATgtctagttattttttattattaattttaagcATTCATTGATTATAACAATGATGTAAggtaataatgtaatataataatgacGTAATATGTATGGGTGCAACTAgccaccgataccaatactaagtttttttgtttttgtttttttaaaaaaaaaaaaaaaaaaaaaaaagataccaaTACTAAGTACCGACACCACTACCactttgcaaacatttgcaTAATAGACTGAGTTGTCATAGGACAGTTGCGGCCACAAACATTTAACCAGCATCAATACTGGGCCCAACCCGTACTAACCACCGGGTTGTGTCACCTTATTTCTTAAGAAATAAAACCAACATGACTTCAATACTGACCAACTAAAGTCAAGAAAATTGAGGTTAAACTCACAATAATATCAGTAGCATGTTACAACTATACTTTGAAAGCAGGATAGCTGTTCGGACATACATTAGCTGGTAAAAACAAACTATGCAGTTGTGCTAAAAGTTGCATGACAGTATGGTCAACAAATGGAACCGATGGCCTTTTGTTATACTTTAATTTGTGTTGCAGTTCAGAAAATGTAAACTGTTTTCGTGAAGTACCTGGTCCTGGCCAGGCTGAGCAGTAATCTGCGTCTGCACGCTGGGCGTTGCAGTCGGGAAGCTCTGTGCTGTCGGTCTACTGTGCTGCGTAGGAGGGGCTGGCGTCGATGGAGCAGAGACTGTCTGTCAGAAAACAAATATGACAGCCCACGTTAACTACACGATGACTCATAACGCGCAAGTGTTTGTATGGCGAGTGCTAACTCAAGCTCAAGGTCGAAATGCTCTGCGTGCTGAAGCAGGCAAGTGGTAGTATATATTTTGGGGGCGCAGGAATCCAAGAGGGAAGCTGGATGGAAGGGGATTGCAGTGGCATGACTTTGTGAATTTGTGAAGCATCGCACACCCTACTGTGCTCGAGCTTAATCTATCTCAAATGAAAGCTTCATTTTGGATAAGCAGGAGCAAAAGCTGTTTGTTGTACATTTCTACGGAGATGcttagagaaaaaaagaagcttgcgGGATCATAAAAAATGCAGCAGGCTGCCGCAGTAGAAGTGTCTGCCCTACAGCTTTCTTCTCTAACCTACCAGTGtatctgctctgcctttgccgttaCATCTTGGGGAGAGGAGCCTTTTGTCCAGTGGGACTTTAAGGCTCTGACCTTTGTCTACATGCTCAAACAAAGGGGATGCAAGACGGTTAGCGCCACACTCCGAAAGAGTTGGCGAACTTGTTCTGCGGCCGACGATGTGATGGAGACAGTGGTTAAGAAGACTGAGATCTCCACCGTCAAGTAGATTCCTGCACAGGTCAGCATTTGAAGGCAAAATCAATGACGGGGAGCGACGTTTCGATGACGTCAAAATAGAAGGTAGACTCAGCGGAGAGGATGTGGATGAGGCAGGTTTAGAGATTGAAGTCATCTGGGCAGACGTGGGCAAAGAGTGAACATGGGCGTGTCCCACAGAACCCCTTCTTCTTCTGCAAGTCCGACAGTGGCGAGGCTGCGGCCTGAGTGGGACACTGAGTCGTTGCTCTGAGGGGCGGGGCGGCGTCAGGAGAAGGAGAGGTGAAGCATAAGGATTTGCTGAGTCATGATGAGAAAGTTGATGAGGGGATAAAGACGAG harbors:
- the wnk2 gene encoding serine/threonine-protein kinase WNK2 isoform X6, whose product is MHAAEDSSKDPPLGSTFSSAPDLDSDINANAFRPIYENGADDNVNVQNTALRGASDPSAYPSADYRGLVRQRFIRRSLWVSDCEEQTPDTAECVNSTPVLNIDLRSIVGRTRSRTLHATRLDHQEKSKPESQVEVKDDAEEKRDTCQSEVKEEGVSSDVTGKAGSDENEEEPGMKAVSTSPGGRFLKFDIELGRGSFKTVYKGLDTETWVEVAWCELQERKLSKVERQRFKEEAEMLKALQHPNIVRFYDFWESPLKGKKCIVLVTELMTSGTLKTYLKRFKVMKPKVLRSWCRQILKGLHFLHTRTPPIIHRDLKCDNIFITGPTGSVKIGDLGLATLKRASFAKSVIGTPEFMAPEMYEEHYDEAVDVYAFGMCMLEMATSEYPYSECQNAAQIYRKVTSGVKPASYSKVSDPEIKEIIGECICHRWEERYSIKDLLNHAFFAEDTGVRVELNEEDDGEKSSIALKLWVEDPKKLKGKYKDAGAIEFTFNLANEDPEVVAQEMVESGFFLDCDVKVVGKSIRDRVALIKWRRERTVSPGTGEASVKKTQQNLLQVPGQQGATLASTEYDEQEVEQQTLICTVPVTASTTSDSGVSSTMQLDDPSKQQNGSYQSLPETCSAQSVCSPPAQLEPYQQATAQDQYLQESTQLHHGAYQQTAGQLQATTYQQSAAQLHLGPHDAPTSLHSDPFVNQDITTRGAVCPRRGNASQVEMSCSYNKDSLFSNRSQSSSLSPHQLSHHDSANPYASPLLLLTPPRPSEQRLSVPLRPQPRHCRTCRRRRGSVGHAHVHSLPTSAQMTSISKPASSTSSPLSLPSILTSSKRRSPSLILPSNADLCRNLLDGGDLSLLNHCLHHIVGRRTSSPTLSECGANRLASPLFEHVDKGQSLKVPLDKRLLSPRCNGKGRADTLTVSAPSTPAPPTQHSRPTAQSFPTATPSVQTQITAQPGQDQPTAHLSPPDLSTSFPQSATSAPPPLLPLHISTQFPSPYCVQAGGLKPPSISPAPLASPYYSPHPTVIPLNPHSAAYSTLQPAPQQVASVALPGTLFAMNMSFAVPQQQSGLATSYPNIGSFHYTPSLPFSQVQPTPYPVPHPEQDLAEQMQTNTPQGNLEDFQLLAPVQPGFPTIQIPLWGSGTDLDNAAASTDLNVASTFHTSAPLSSAADVETQTPAQALIQPKGQAASQMPAHSAAPVSFQAPALAPSEAAVISLSGSPKVSSTALDDSSAAGQNHISVPGLVSGPSSVPLPVQPAPVPTSVPAPVLQSAGIQTSECIRQTTVCQKQEASSTSGTLQQDPCTEEVFQEKLVSLPSYAYDSPFSDVASGKETSDGYDSLASGGKGEGKQRKHHRKSTRTRSRQEKMSKPKLSMLNVCNTGDKMVECQLETHNHKMVTFKFDLDGDAPEEIATYMVENGFILPLEKEIFIDQLKDIVDKAEDMLNDDTEGERASTLSCSPQQGQTSEGQVGESQQSGLSQPVYQQNVLHTGKRWFIICPVEETPFSSQEPTSDGTTSQSPSSSANTQLPGRPSTSRAEEGSSSTMSGGSGGFIHDLYGFCSPPVMSNTDPLLLASLSPPVSAPPALQSVPSMELLGSVHQAQPARAETLPPSSPQTYFHIDEPQGSPVAATSPIHSTLHMACPISAAEEIPCCPLVMPLSLDVGGSPGGSPITPLPPQEPGSAKESLSLSYAAAATRSERPQQPVVLHQPFSSVGGAKVCSLPQSPAPSQHGGGPGESDGEGRLGRGGFVDSTIKTLDEKLRNLLYQEYAPMYPSGSTAETPGSGTEYIQSPPGPDSATGGSGNSTPGPMEESRYRAGEQLPQIPERMDSLSTLSDSAVCASHSKRHVSHSVSCSGTRGRFKIMSVPPEVANKRDVKQRSWSSVASPAHPAGYNAATEAMTPSTTIGRFSVVSAEDDVTQRTRCSRYSAPPDFYLDTPSSGATQGSFPHTITSASVPVDITVHARFLSSDSGAESSPAKLAPATPSQHTRSERRGSDLMKRAVAFLRRSGRSSSVQSSDSPSRHGGVTGSAYASSDNDSEMEDSDMKRELQTLMEKHLKEISELQAHQRGEVELLYLRLGKVPPSGMTYSHVAPPTARRKRSGKHRLKPGKLLSPLVQQFRHVTNKSGDAGRSTVPGSGETTVSLNGSPAKASVTTQGRELSCPSHIPSFTPEPVQTQQPCSLKGSLSSDNIYAGLYPGDGTSTQAPPGQGWANYPQPTESVTYKSSSKPRARFLRSTLKRLCLGKERGNSM
- the wnk2 gene encoding serine/threonine-protein kinase WNK2 isoform X3 — encoded protein: MHAAEDSSKDPPLGSTFSSAPDLDSDINANAFRPIYENGADDNVNVQNTALRGASDPSAYPSADYRGLVRQRFIRRSLWVSDCEEQTPDTAECVNSTPVLNIDLRSIVGRTRSRTLHATRLDHQEKSKPESQVEVKDDAEEKRDTCQSEVKEEGVSSDVTGKAGSDENEEEPGMKAVSTSPGGRFLKFDIELGRGSFKTVYKGLDTETWVEVAWCELQERKLSKVERQRFKEEAEMLKALQHPNIVRFYDFWESPLKGKKCIVLVTELMTSGTLKTYLKRFKVMKPKVLRSWCRQILKGLHFLHTRTPPIIHRDLKCDNIFITGPTGSVKIGDLGLATLKRASFAKSVIGTPEFMAPEMYEEHYDEAVDVYAFGMCMLEMATSEYPYSECQNAAQIYRKVTSGVKPASYSKVSDPEIKEIIGECICHRWEERYSIKDLLNHAFFAEDTGVRVELNEEDDGEKSSIALKLWVEDPKKLKGKYKDAGAIEFTFNLANEDPEVVAQEMVESGFFLDCDVKVVGKSIRDRVALIKWRRERTVSPGTGEASVKKTQQNLLQVPGQQGATLASTEYDEQEVEQQTLICTVPVTASTTSDSGVSSTMQLDDPSKQQNGSYQSLPETCSAQSVCSPPAQLEPYQQATAQDQYLQESTQLHHGAYQQTAGQLQATTYQQSAAQLHLGPHDAPTSLHSDPFVNQDITTRGAVCPRRGNASQVEMSCSYNKDSLFSNRSQSSSLSPHQLSHHDSANPYASPLLLLTPPRPSEQRLSVPLRPQPRHCRTCRRRRGSVGHAHVHSLPTSAQMTSISKPASSTSSPLSLPSILTSSKRRSPSLILPSNADLCRNLLDGGDLSLLNHCLHHIVGRRTSSPTLSECGANRLASPLFEHVDKGQSLKVPLDKRLLSPRCNGKGRADTLTVSAPSTPAPPTQHSRPTAQSFPTATPSVQTQITAQPGQDQPTAHLSPPDLSTSFPQSATSAPPPLLPLHISTQFPSPYCVQAGGLKPPSISPAPLASPYYSPHPTVIPLNPHSAAYSTLQPAPQQVASVALPGTLFAMNMSFAVPQQQSGLATSYPNIGSFHYTPSLPFSQVQPTPYPVPHPEQDLAEQMQTNTPQGNLEDFQLLAPVQPGFPTIQIPLWGSGTDLDNAAASTDLNVASTFHTSAPLSSAADVETQTPAQALIQPKGQAASQMPAHSAAPVSFQAPALAPSEAAVISLSGSPKVSSTALDDSSAAGQNHISVPGLVSGPSSVPLPVQPAPVPTSVPAPVLQSAGIQTSECIRQTTVCQKQEASSTSGTLQQDPCTEEVFQEKLVSLPSYAYDSPFSDVASGKETSDGYDSLASGGKGEGKQRKHHRKSTRTRSRQEKMSKPKLSMLNVCNTGDKMVECQLETHNHKMVTFKFDLDGDAPEEIATYMVENGFILPLEKEIFIDQLKDIVDKAEDMLNDDTEGERASTLSCSPQQGQTSEGQVGESQQSGLSQPVYQQNVLHTGKRWFIICPVEETPFSSQEPTSDGTTSQSPSSSANTQLPGRPSTSRAEEGSSSTMSGGSGGFIHDLYGFCSPPVMSNTDPLLLASLSPPVSAPPALQSVPSMELLGSVHQAQPARAETLPPSSPQTYFHIDEPQGSPVAATSPIHSTLHMACPISAAEEIPCCPLVMPLSLDVGGSPGGSPITPLPPQEPGSAKESLSLSYAAAATRSERPQQPVVLHQPFSSVGGAKVCSLPQSPAPSQHGGGPGESDGEGRLGRGGFVDSTIKTLDEKLRNLLYQEYAPMYPSGSTAETPGSGTEYIQSPPGPDSATGGSGNSTPGPMEESRYRAGEQLPQIPERMDSLSTLSDSAVCASHSKRHVSHSVSCSGTRGRFKIMSVPPEVANKRDVKQRSWSSVASPAHPAGYNAATEAMTPSTTIGRFSVVSAEDDVTQRTRCSRYSAPPDFYLDTPSSGATQGSFPHTITSASVPVDITVHARFLSSDSGAESSPAKLAPATPSQHTRSERRGSDLMKRAVAFLRRSGRSSSVQSSDSPSRHGGVTGSAYASSDNDSEMEDSDMKRELQTLMEKHLKEISELQAHQRGEVELLYLRLGKVPPSGMTYSHVAPPTARRKRSGKHRLKPGKLLSPLVQQFRHVTNKSGDAGRSTVPGSGETTVSLNGSPAKASVTTQGRELSCPSHIPSFTPEPVQTQQPCSLKGSLSSDNIYAGLYPGDGTSTQAPPGQGSTLKRLCLGKERGNRPAAGLGVGNPLQQPPTGATPPPHQPVMGLAQAQANNSNNKTASYAGSSINATEINLLEDLQRLMDDWTQEVLIVTHRPRTNSLRIGGQQLLDQVVAPSHVASNSEVSSWMTPSVESANRPPSWPDSAGMATINVSSRGPGAVCQLLSPLPVRASSSPLSLRRSPGAPLALPSGIFAFPGTPASQDASIPSASYQPPDPKARTL
- the wnk2 gene encoding serine/threonine-protein kinase WNK2 isoform X5, which produces MHAAEDSSKDPPLGSTFSSAPDLDSDINANAFRPIYENGADDNVNVQNTALRGASDPSAYPSADYRGLVRQRFIRRSLWVSDCEEQTPDTAECVNSTPVLNIDLRSIVGRTRSRTLHATRLDHQEKSKPESQVEVKDDAEEKRDTCQSEVKEEGVSSDVTGKAGSDENEEEPGMKAVSTSPGGRFLKFDIELGRGSFKTVYKGLDTETWVEVAWCELQERKLSKVERQRFKEEAEMLKALQHPNIVRFYDFWESPLKGKKCIVLVTELMTSGTLKTYLKRFKVMKPKVLRSWCRQILKGLHFLHTRTPPIIHRDLKCDNIFITGPTGSVKIGDLGLATLKRASFAKSVIGTPEFMAPEMYEEHYDEAVDVYAFGMCMLEMATSEYPYSECQNAAQIYRKVTSGVKPASYSKVSDPEIKEIIGECICHRWEERYSIKDLLNHAFFAEDTGVRVELNEEDDGEKSSIALKLWVEDPKKLKGKYKDAGAIEFTFNLANEDPEVVAQEMVESGFFLDCDVKVVGKSIRDRVALIKWRRERTVSPGTGEASVKKTQQNLLQVPGQQGATLASTEYDEQEVEQQTLICTVPVTASTTSDSGVSSTMQLDDPSKQQNGSYQSLPETCSAQSVCSPPAQLEPYQQATAQDQYLQESTQLHHGAYQQTAGQLQATTYQQSAAQLHLGPHDAPTSLHSDPFVNQDITTRGAVCPRRGNASQVEMSCSYNKDSLFSNRSQSSSLSPHQLSHHDSANPYASPLLLLTPPRPSEQRLSVPLRPQPRHCRTCRRRRGSVGHAHVHSLPTSAQMTSISKPASSTSSPLSLPSILTSSKRRSPSLILPSNADLCRNLLDGGDLSLLNHCLHHIVGRRTSSPTLSECGANRLASPLFEHVDKGQSLKVPLDKRLLSPRCNGKGRADTLTVSAPSTPAPPTQHSRPTAQSFPTATPSVQTQITAQPGQDQPTAHLSPPDLSTSFPQSATSAPPPLLPLHISTQFPSPYCVQAGGLKPPSISPAPLASPYYSPHPTVIPLNPHSAAYSTLQPAPQQVASVALPGTLFAMNMSFAVPQQQSGLATSYPNIGSFHYTPSLPFSQVQPTPYPVPHPEQDLAEQMQTNTPQGNLEDFQLLAPVQPGFPTIQIPLWGSGTDLDNAAASTDLNVASTFHTSAPLSSAADVETQTPAQALIQPKGQAASQMPAHSAAPVSFQAPALAPSEAAVISLSGSPKVSSTALDDSSAAGQNHISVPGLVSGPSSVPLPVQPAPVPTSVPAPVLQSAGIQTSECIRQTTVCQKQEASSTSGTLQQDPCTEEVFQEKLVSLPSYAYDSPFSDVASGKETSDGYDSLASGGKGEGKQRKHHRKSTRTRSRQEKMSKPKLSMLNVCNTGDKMVECQLETHNHKMVTFKFDLDGDAPEEIATYMVENGFILPLEKEIFIDQLKDIVDKAEDMLNDDTEGERASTLSCSPQQGQTSEGQVGESQQSGLSQPVYQQNVLHTGKRWFIICPVEETPFSSQEPTSDGTTSQSPSSSANTQLPGRPSTSRAEEGSSSTMSGGSGGFIHDLYGFCSPPVMSNTDPLLLASLSPPVSAPPALQSVPSMELLGSVHQAQPARAETLPPSSPQTYFHIDEPQGSPVAATSPIHSTLHMACPISAAEEIPCCPLVMPLSLDVGGSPGGSPITPLPPQEPGSAKESLSLSYAAAATRSERPQQPVVLHQPFSSVGGAKVCSLPQSPAPSQHGGGPGESDGEGRLGRGGFVDSTIKTLDEKLRNLLYQEYAPMYPSGSTAETPGSGTEYIQSPPGPDSATGGSGNSTPGPMEESRYRAGEQLPQIPERMDSLSTLSDSAVCASHSKRHVSHSVSCSGTRGRFKIMSVPPEVANKRDVKQRSWSSVASPAHPAGYNAATEAMTPSTTIGRFSVVSAEDDVTQRTRCSRYSAPPDFYLDTPSSGATQGSFPHTITSASVPVDITVHARFLSSDSGAESSPAKLAPATPSQHTRSERRGSDLMKRAVAFLRRSGRSSSVQSSDSPSRHGGVTGSAYASSDNDSEMEDSDMKRELQTLMEKHLKEISELQAHQRGEVELLYLRLGKVPPSGMTYSHVAPPTARRKRSGKHRLKPGKLLSPLVQQFRHVTNKSGDAGRSTVPGSGETTVSLNGSPAKASVTTQGRELSCPSHIPSFTPEPVQTQQPCSLKGSLSSDNIYAGLYPGDGTSTQAPPGQGWANYPQPTESVTYKSSSKPRARFLSGPVPLSIWSTLKRLCLGKERGNSM